In Elgaria multicarinata webbii isolate HBS135686 ecotype San Diego chromosome 15, rElgMul1.1.pri, whole genome shotgun sequence, one genomic interval encodes:
- the LOC134409142 gene encoding SLAIN motif-containing protein-like, translating to MVVPGSAPIIQADHSLGNELGRVSTENSVMGPDAEPTADQVGPELEEVRKLQELVRRLELQNQQLRTRSLRSVPEAKMLSQAGAGVDNCNSRLNGMEMNNSINALMDKQELQIVADLHCALSKMRSEADESDEFLNKDVGTTVQHHCASGSAEKPSSTKFVSNTEMQNSDGNTNDSSIWDCGSTVLVEDFTTGVEPALTTSEESSNVEDPLNRTTLDEVEVLELENGSDEEDSWLYVSPRKSSTDEKESPLKWCRQVLDHPSLETEAACRTLINRLDQASRWKSLYCSPLASPSVHNLNADTGSCSNALNSPGHYKSTNKPLLTCGSSGYLSMHSALSSQSSVDSELSTSDDSISMGYKLQDLTDVQVMARLQEESLRQDCASSSASVSRRSSSASLHSLRRGTYSDQDFDTYSLEDEDEDCSFSYHSSHRYSPSPLSSPRCQSPSTNTDYGRGTGTRIRPPRRTMQSPMQDRLKYSGNEEDLRHSMPNLARTGLRSLESVRNSRSLESDLQVPGSRLSRMQQPSSSLAPSKLRYSSTAGQSPLTVRQPVKAGSCANSLLTPRQPVRAAGFAGPAGRVRKLQSSTINSGSASSCSSVARSSSTATKNALTKGRSSVGGTSTLKSKLTQPARRFPKANVVSIDDSWKDGCY from the exons ATGGTTGTTCCTGGGAGTGCCCCTATAATTCAGGCAGACCACAGCCTTGGAAATGAACTGGGCCGTGTCTCAACAGAGAACTCTGTGATGGGTCCAGATGCAGAACCGACGGCTGATCAGGTGGGCCCTGAACTGGAAGAGGTGCGGAAACTGCAAGAACTTGTGAGGAGACTTGAACTCCAGAATCAGCAGTTGAGAACTAGAAGCCTCCGAAGTGTGCCCGAGGCAAAAATGCTGAGCCAAGCTGGCGCTGGAGTGGATAATTGCAATTCCAGGCTCAATGGGATGGAAATGAATAATAGCATCAATGCACTGATGGATAAGCAGGAATTGCAGATAGTGGCAGACCTGCACTGTGCATTGAGTAAAATGAGGTCAGAAGCAGATGAGAGCGATGAGTTCTTGAATAAGGATGTAGGGACCACAGTGCAGCATCACTGTGCAAGTGGTTCTGCGGAAAAGCCATCCAGCACAAAGTTTGTGAGCAATACAGAAATGCAGAACAGTGATGGTAACACCAACGACTCCTCTATTTGGGATTGTGGCAGCACAGTGCTTGTAGAAGATTTCACCACAGGTGTTGAGCCAGCACTGACAACAAGTGAAGAGAGCAGTAATGTAGAAGACCCCTTGAACAGGACAACTCTGGATGAAGTGGAAGTGCTAGAGCTTGAGAATGGCAGCGATGAAGAGGACAGCTG GCTGTATGTCTCTCCAAGAAAGTCATCAACAGATGAAAAAGAATCTCCCCTAAAGTGGTGTAGGCAGGTGTTGGACCACCCAAGTCTTGAGACAGAGGCGGCTTGCCGTACCCTCATCAACAGACTTGACCAAG CCAGTAGGTGGAAATCCTTGTATTGCAGTCCACTGGCGTCTCCAAGTGTGCATAACTTGAATGCAGACACAGGGTCCTGTAGCAATGCACTAAACTCTCCCGGGCACTACAAATCAACTAACAAACCGCTACTAACTTGTGGCAGCTCAG GTTATTTGAGCATGCATTCAGCGTTGAGCTCTCAGTCTTCTGTTGACAGTGAACTCAGCACTTCAGATGACTCCATTTCAATGGGCTACAAACTGCAAGACTTGACTGACGTGCAGGTTATGGCTCGCCTACAGGAAGAAA GTCTCCGTCAGGACTGTGCCTCCAGTTCAGCCTCTGTTTCACGCCGCAGCTCCAGTGCCTCTTTGCATTCCTTGCGCAGGGGCACCTACAGTGACCAAGATTTTGACACGTACAGTTTGGAAGACGAGGACGAGGACTGCTCCTTTTCCTATCACAGCAGTCACCGATACTCACCATCCCCACTCAGCTCACCAAGATGCCAATCCCCATCCACAAACACAGACTATGGCAGGGGAACAGGCACCCGGATCCGACCCCCACGGAGAACAATGCAAAGTCCCATGCAGGATAGGCTGAAATATTCTGGGAATGAAG AGGACCTACGGCACAGCATGCCTAACCTGGCCAGAACAGGTCTGCGCTCCTTGGAATCAGTGAGGAACAGCCGCAGCTTGGAATCAGATCTACAGGTTCCCGGTAGTCGACTTTCCAGAATGCAACAGCCATCATCCA GTCTGGCTCCAAGTAAGCTCCGCTATTCCTCCACTGCTGGCCAGTCCCCCTTAACAGTCCGGCAGCCAGTGAAAGCAGGCTCCTGTGCCAACTCTCTCCTAACACCACGGCAGCCAGTTAGAGCTGCTGGTTTTGCCGGTCCTGCTGGCAGAGTCCGAAAGCTACAGTCTTCCACGATCAATTCAGGTTCTGCAAGTAGTTGCAGTTCTGTGGCCAGAAGCAGTAGTACGGCCACAAAAAATGCCCTGACTAAAGGTAGATCATCAGTTGGGGGAACATCCACTCTGAAGAGCAAGCTGACCCAGCCAGCCAGGAG ATTTCCGAAGGCCAATGTTGTTTCTATCGATGACTCTTGGAAAGATGGGTGTTACTGA